In Pseudomonas lalkuanensis, the following are encoded in one genomic region:
- the gcvP gene encoding aminomethyl-transferring glycine dehydrogenase: protein MSQAHLSLGTSNEFIARHIGPREADISAMLALTGHDSLEALIASVIPESIKGTSVLDLPAGQGEAEALAAIKAIAAKNQLFKSHIGQGYYPCHTPPPILRNLLENPAWYTAYTPYQPEISQGRLEALLNFQTLVSDLTGMEIANASLLDEGTAAAEAMTFCKRLAKNKRSNAFFASRYCHPQTLDVLRTRAEPLGIEVVIGDEHEIDDASAYFGALLQYPATDGDIFDYRELVERFHAAGALVAVAADLLALTLLTPPGEFGADVVLGSAQRFGVPLGFGGPHAAYFATRDTFKRDMPGRLVGISIDRHGKPALRLAMQTREQHIRREKATSNICTAQVLLANIASMYAVYHGPQGLAGIARRVHRLTAILAQGLTQLGHQVEQYHFFDTLSIVSSTTAKEVHAAAQATRINLRVLDDVRVGISLDETCDAASVEALWSVFASQGQTLPDFKALAASTGDCLPSKLLRESAFLQHEVFNRYHSETELMRYLRKLADKDLALDRTMIPLGSCTMKLNAASEMIPVTWPEFGALHPFAPVEQSQGYLELTNELEAMLCKATGYDAVSLQPNAGSQGEYAGLLAIRAYHASRGEGQRDICLIPQSAHGTNPATAQMAGMRVVVTACDARGNVDIADLKAKAEEHQNRLAALMITYPSTHGVFEEGIREICEIIHANGGQVYIDGANMNAMVGLCAPGQFGGDVSHLNLHKTFCIPHGGGGPGVGPIGVKSHLAPFLPGHCHMERKLGAVSAAPFGSASILPITWMYIRMMGGEGLKRASQLAILSANYIARRLEEHYPVLYTGENGLVAHECILDLRPLKETSGISVEDVAKRLIDYGFHAPTMSFPVAGTLMVEPTESESKEELDRFCDAMIRIREEIRAVEAGELDQDDNPLKNAPHTAAELVGEWTHRYSRELAVYPTASLIDGKYWPPVGRVDNVYGDRNLACACLPMSAYQDA, encoded by the coding sequence ATGAGCCAAGCACATCTTTCCCTGGGAACGAGCAACGAGTTCATCGCTCGTCATATCGGCCCACGTGAGGCGGATATCTCCGCCATGTTGGCGCTGACCGGCCATGATTCCCTGGAAGCGCTGATTGCCAGCGTCATTCCAGAGAGCATCAAGGGCACCAGCGTGCTCGACCTGCCGGCAGGGCAGGGCGAAGCCGAGGCCTTGGCCGCCATCAAGGCGATCGCCGCGAAGAATCAGCTGTTCAAGAGCCATATCGGGCAGGGTTATTACCCTTGTCACACCCCGCCCCCGATCCTGCGTAACCTGCTGGAAAATCCGGCCTGGTACACCGCCTACACCCCCTACCAGCCGGAAATCTCCCAGGGCCGCCTGGAGGCGCTGCTGAACTTCCAGACCCTGGTCAGTGACCTCACTGGGATGGAAATTGCCAATGCTTCATTGCTGGATGAGGGGACTGCTGCGGCGGAGGCGATGACCTTCTGCAAGCGTCTGGCGAAGAACAAGCGCAGCAACGCTTTCTTTGCTTCCCGCTATTGCCATCCGCAAACGCTGGACGTGCTGCGTACTCGCGCTGAACCTCTTGGTATTGAGGTGGTTATCGGTGACGAGCATGAGATTGATGACGCCAGCGCCTACTTCGGAGCGCTGCTGCAGTACCCGGCCACCGATGGCGACATCTTCGACTACCGCGAGCTGGTGGAGCGCTTCCATGCTGCGGGTGCCCTGGTTGCCGTAGCTGCGGATCTGCTGGCCCTGACCCTGCTGACCCCGCCCGGCGAGTTTGGTGCTGACGTGGTGCTGGGGAGTGCTCAGCGCTTCGGCGTACCTCTGGGCTTTGGCGGCCCGCACGCGGCCTACTTCGCCACCCGCGATACCTTCAAGCGCGATATGCCCGGCCGCTTGGTGGGCATTTCGATTGACCGCCACGGCAAGCCGGCCCTGCGCCTGGCCATGCAGACCCGTGAGCAGCACATCCGCCGTGAGAAGGCCACCAGCAACATCTGCACCGCCCAGGTGCTGCTGGCCAACATTGCCAGCATGTATGCCGTTTACCACGGCCCGCAGGGCCTGGCTGGCATCGCCCGCCGCGTGCACCGTTTGACCGCCATCCTGGCTCAGGGCCTGACTCAGCTTGGCCATCAGGTTGAGCAATACCATTTCTTCGACACCCTGAGCATCGTTTCCTCGACCACCGCCAAGGAAGTACATGCAGCTGCCCAGGCTACGCGCATCAACCTGCGGGTACTGGACGACGTGCGTGTGGGTATTTCCCTGGACGAGACCTGCGACGCCGCCAGCGTCGAAGCACTCTGGTCGGTGTTTGCCAGCCAAGGCCAGACCCTGCCTGACTTCAAGGCTCTGGCTGCCAGCACTGGCGATTGCCTGCCTTCGAAGCTGCTGCGTGAGTCTGCCTTCCTGCAGCACGAAGTGTTCAATCGCTACCACTCGGAAACCGAGCTGATGCGCTACCTGCGCAAGCTGGCCGACAAGGACCTGGCCCTGGATCGCACCATGATCCCGCTGGGTTCCTGCACCATGAAGCTGAACGCCGCCAGTGAGATGATCCCAGTGACCTGGCCGGAGTTTGGTGCCTTGCATCCCTTCGCGCCCGTCGAGCAGTCCCAGGGCTACCTGGAGCTGACCAACGAACTCGAGGCCATGCTGTGCAAGGCCACCGGTTATGACGCCGTATCCCTGCAGCCCAACGCTGGCTCCCAGGGCGAGTACGCCGGTCTGCTCGCCATCCGCGCCTACCACGCCAGCCGTGGCGAAGGTCAGCGTGACATCTGCCTGATCCCGCAATCGGCCCACGGCACCAACCCGGCCACCGCTCAGATGGCGGGTATGCGTGTGGTGGTGACCGCCTGCGACGCCCGTGGCAACGTGGACATCGCCGACCTCAAGGCCAAGGCCGAGGAGCACCAGAACCGCCTCGCCGCACTGATGATCACCTACCCGTCCACCCATGGTGTGTTCGAGGAGGGCATCCGCGAGATCTGCGAGATCATCCACGCCAACGGCGGCCAGGTGTACATCGACGGCGCCAACATGAACGCCATGGTCGGCCTCTGCGCACCGGGCCAGTTCGGTGGCGACGTGTCCCACCTGAACCTGCACAAGACCTTCTGCATCCCCCACGGTGGTGGCGGTCCGGGCGTGGGTCCGATCGGCGTGAAATCCCATCTGGCGCCTTTCCTGCCCGGCCATTGCCACATGGAGCGGAAGCTCGGTGCGGTCAGTGCGGCTCCCTTCGGCAGCGCCAGCATCCTGCCGATCACCTGGATGTACATCCGCATGATGGGCGGCGAAGGCCTCAAGCGCGCCTCTCAGTTGGCCATCCTCAGTGCCAACTACATCGCCCGTCGCCTGGAGGAGCACTACCCGGTGCTCTACACCGGCGAAAACGGTCTGGTCGCCCACGAGTGCATCCTCGATCTGCGCCCGCTCAAAGAAACCAGCGGCATCAGTGTGGAGGACGTGGCCAAGCGCCTGATCGACTACGGCTTCCACGCCCCGACCATGTCCTTCCCGGTGGCTGGCACCCTGATGGTGGAGCCTACCGAGAGTGAGTCGAAGGAAGAGTTGGACCGCTTCTGCGACGCGATGATCCGCATCCGCGAGGAAATCCGCGCGGTAGAGGCCGGCGAGTTGGACCAGGACGACAACCCGCTGAAGAACGCCCCGCACACCGCCGCGGAGCTGGTCGGTGAGTGGACCCATCGCTACAGCCGCGAACTGGCCGTGTACCCCACCGCCAGCTTGATCGATGGCAAGTACTGGCCGCCGGTGGGCCGCGTCGACAACGTCTACGGCGACCGCAATCTGGCCTGCGCCTGCTTGCCCATGTCGGCGTATCAGGACGCCTGA
- the gcvH gene encoding glycine cleavage system protein GcvH, with the protein MSILRFTPDHEWLRIDASGDVTVGITSYAQEALGDVVFVQLPDAGSYEEGQEVAVLESVKAASNITMPLTGEVLEVNQALADTPELVNESPLQAGWFFRFRPENPEALEALMDQSAYDSFLAENA; encoded by the coding sequence ATGAGCATTCTGCGTTTTACCCCTGATCACGAATGGCTGCGTATCGACGCTTCCGGTGACGTAACCGTAGGTATTACCAGCTACGCCCAGGAGGCCTTGGGCGACGTCGTGTTCGTGCAGCTTCCGGATGCTGGTAGCTACGAGGAGGGTCAAGAAGTCGCAGTGCTGGAGTCGGTGAAGGCCGCCAGCAACATCACCATGCCGTTGACCGGCGAAGTGCTGGAGGTGAATCAGGCGCTCGCCGACACCCCCGAGTTGGTCAATGAGTCTCCCCTACAAGCAGGTTGGTTCTTCCGCTTTCGCCCGGAAAATCCTGAAGCTCTGGAGGCACTGATGGATCAGTCTGCCTACGACAGCTTCCTTGCCGAAAACGCCTGA
- a CDS encoding sigma-54-dependent transcriptional regulator has product MRIHVSFIDRVGITQEVLALLGARNLNLDAVEMIPPNVYIDAPSLSQTVLEELHQALLQVDGVKSVELVDILPGQRRRLQLDALLAAVNDPILAVDSRGHVLLANPSLTGLCGREPAGEHLSALFAEPDLAQKLVEKGFRLPMCEVRFKGQALLMDATPVSGGGGGLLTLYPPSRIGERLASLHHDHAEGMEALLGKSPELKALKTRLRKVANLEAPLLIQGETGTGKELVARACHALSARRDAPFLALNCAALPENLAESELFGYAAGAFSGAQRGGKPGLLELADSGTVFLDEVGEMSSYLQAKLLRFLSDGSFRRIGGDREVNVNVRVLCATHRNLERMVEEEGFREDLYYRLNVLNLVVPPLRERGQDILVLAEHFLRQACAQIQRSPCRLATAASAALLVNRWPGNVRQLQNVVFRAAAICESEVIDCDSLELAGTALGSQATEPLEVTSLEEAMQGYEKNLLQRLFTAYPSTRQLAARLNTSHTAIGQRLRKYGISSKA; this is encoded by the coding sequence ATGCGAATTCACGTTTCTTTCATCGATCGCGTGGGTATTACTCAGGAAGTCCTGGCACTCCTGGGTGCTCGCAATCTCAATTTGGACGCGGTGGAGATGATTCCACCGAACGTCTACATCGATGCTCCATCTCTCTCCCAGACAGTACTGGAAGAACTCCATCAAGCTTTGTTGCAAGTGGATGGGGTTAAGTCTGTGGAGCTCGTCGACATCTTGCCTGGCCAGCGCCGACGCCTGCAGCTCGATGCTCTGTTGGCTGCCGTGAATGATCCGATCCTGGCAGTAGATTCCCGCGGCCATGTGTTACTGGCCAATCCGTCACTGACCGGACTGTGTGGTCGTGAGCCAGCCGGCGAGCACTTGTCGGCACTTTTTGCTGAGCCGGACCTGGCTCAGAAGCTCGTCGAGAAAGGCTTTCGTCTGCCCATGTGTGAAGTGAGGTTCAAGGGGCAGGCCCTGCTGATGGATGCCACTCCGGTAAGCGGAGGGGGTGGGGGGTTACTCACGCTCTACCCGCCGAGCCGTATTGGCGAACGTCTTGCTTCGTTGCACCACGATCATGCTGAAGGCATGGAGGCACTCCTTGGCAAATCGCCGGAGCTCAAAGCGCTGAAGACGCGTCTCCGTAAGGTGGCCAACCTGGAAGCTCCGTTGCTGATTCAGGGCGAAACCGGAACCGGTAAGGAGTTGGTGGCCCGAGCTTGTCATGCGCTCAGTGCCCGTCGGGATGCCCCATTCTTGGCGCTCAATTGTGCTGCGCTCCCAGAAAACCTGGCCGAGAGCGAGCTGTTCGGCTACGCCGCAGGCGCGTTCAGTGGCGCCCAGCGTGGTGGCAAGCCGGGGCTGCTGGAGCTGGCCGACAGCGGTACGGTGTTCCTCGACGAAGTGGGGGAGATGTCGTCCTATCTTCAGGCCAAGCTGCTGCGCTTTCTCAGCGATGGCTCCTTCCGCCGTATCGGTGGCGACCGCGAGGTGAATGTGAACGTGCGGGTGCTCTGCGCCACTCACCGCAACCTGGAGCGCATGGTGGAGGAGGAGGGGTTCCGGGAGGACCTCTACTATCGGTTGAACGTACTCAACCTAGTGGTGCCACCGTTGCGCGAACGTGGGCAGGACATCCTTGTGCTTGCTGAGCACTTTCTCCGACAGGCCTGCGCCCAGATCCAGCGTTCCCCATGCCGATTGGCAACGGCCGCCAGTGCCGCACTTCTGGTGAATCGCTGGCCCGGGAATGTGCGGCAGCTCCAAAACGTGGTTTTTCGTGCTGCTGCCATTTGTGAGTCTGAGGTGATTGATTGCGACAGTCTGGAGCTGGCTGGTACGGCGCTTGGTAGCCAAGCAACAGAGCCATTGGAAGTCACCAGTCTGGAAGAGGCGATGCAAGGTTACGAGAAGAATCTATTACAAAGGCTCTTCACTGCTTATCCCTCCACCAGACAGCTGGCGGCGCGGCTGAATACCTCTCATACCGCTATCGGGCAACGTCTCAGAAAGTATGGGATTTCCTCCAAAGCGTAA
- a CDS encoding NAD(P)/FAD-dependent oxidoreductase: MDLQPALPGADSRLWSWWREDANYSYGPASTVLTGTKDVDVVIIGGGFTGLWTALALRERAPHLSVALVEASRVGDGASSRNGGMVHGYWASLNSNVQTIGIESALEIARLGSDAQDAIRKFANRPGVDVWWREEGSIRVATCPAQERKLVDYWRECDELGAGRFIQKISQSETREMIDAPVFGSSLYFPEAANVHPGRLVLALRDAAVAAGVSIYEQSPVGRIDEARIHSVITKHGRLRAGHVVLATNVGLSAIPEVGARMSLFSSFATMSREVPDALSRLGWNHGVGASDFRMFLHYFRRTKDNRVLMGSGSGPIGFGSQTANPLLYGDEATKERARRGMARLLPEVAQAGFAKSWGWPIDVSADRLPFFKTLRRGIYYGGGYSGHGVNATWIAGRCLSSLVLGVKDQWSQSPFCARKVPRLPPEPFKYIGANAIRWGILRCEEAEEAEQRSDIAARSLAALPKILGLRIGVR, from the coding sequence ATGGATCTCCAGCCGGCGCTTCCCGGAGCGGATTCCCGCTTGTGGTCGTGGTGGCGTGAAGACGCCAATTACAGCTATGGGCCGGCCAGCACAGTGCTGACCGGCACCAAAGATGTGGACGTTGTCATCATCGGTGGGGGGTTTACAGGTCTCTGGACTGCTCTCGCGTTGCGTGAGCGAGCGCCTCATCTTTCAGTGGCGTTAGTGGAGGCATCGCGGGTCGGGGATGGGGCTAGCAGTCGCAATGGTGGGATGGTCCATGGCTACTGGGCATCCCTGAACAGCAACGTTCAGACCATCGGAATTGAGTCCGCGCTGGAAATCGCGCGCCTGGGCAGTGACGCCCAGGACGCGATTCGCAAATTTGCGAATCGGCCCGGCGTTGACGTGTGGTGGCGAGAGGAGGGGAGTATTCGCGTCGCTACCTGCCCGGCGCAGGAGCGCAAGCTGGTCGATTACTGGCGCGAATGCGACGAACTGGGTGCCGGTCGATTCATCCAGAAGATCAGCCAGTCCGAAACCAGGGAGATGATCGACGCCCCTGTGTTTGGCTCCTCACTGTACTTTCCCGAAGCGGCGAACGTGCATCCAGGTCGTCTGGTTCTGGCTCTTAGGGATGCTGCCGTGGCAGCAGGTGTCAGCATCTATGAGCAGTCGCCCGTGGGGCGCATTGATGAGGCACGGATCCATTCGGTGATAACCAAGCACGGACGACTCCGCGCTGGCCACGTGGTCCTGGCTACCAATGTGGGCCTCTCCGCCATTCCCGAAGTTGGAGCACGGATGAGTCTCTTCTCCAGTTTCGCGACCATGTCACGAGAGGTACCGGATGCCCTCTCGAGACTTGGTTGGAATCACGGTGTAGGGGCAAGCGACTTCAGGATGTTCCTGCACTACTTCCGGCGAACCAAAGACAATCGTGTGCTCATGGGATCCGGCTCTGGACCCATTGGCTTCGGCAGTCAGACGGCGAATCCACTGCTTTATGGGGACGAAGCGACCAAGGAGAGGGCGCGAAGAGGCATGGCCAGGCTATTGCCTGAGGTGGCACAAGCTGGGTTCGCGAAGAGTTGGGGGTGGCCAATCGATGTATCGGCGGACCGACTGCCATTCTTCAAGACCTTGCGACGCGGGATCTACTACGGAGGCGGCTATTCCGGTCATGGCGTCAACGCCACATGGATTGCAGGCCGATGCTTGTCGTCTCTGGTGCTTGGCGTTAAAGACCAGTGGAGCCAATCTCCATTCTGCGCTCGCAAAGTGCCTCGCTTGCCGCCCGAGCCCTTCAAGTACATCGGCGCTAACGCGATTCGCTGGGGCATTCTGCGATGCGAGGAGGCGGAGGAGGCTGAGCAGCGGTCAGATATTGCTGCACGAAGCCTTGCTGCGCTGCCAAAAATCCTCGGCTTGAGGATAGGGGTGCGATAG